A single genomic interval of Pyrus communis chromosome 7, drPyrComm1.1, whole genome shotgun sequence harbors:
- the LOC137738882 gene encoding uncharacterized protein, with protein sequence MAGGIPICVQCGTRSNPCRCKVVGPTLGFLAFIGAAIVEWPVGALVYCFRHVKGRRIMAHPATVVYPSVNRAIPV encoded by the coding sequence ATGGCTGGTGGAATTCCAATATGCGTGCAGTGTGGGACTAGGAGCAACCCGTGCAGGTGCAAGGTGGTGGGGCCAACCCTAGGGTTTTTGGCCTTTATTGGAGCTGCCATTGTGGAGTGGCCTGTTGGGGCTCTTGTTTACTGCTTCAGGCACGTGAAGGGTCGCAGAATCATGGCTCATCCGGCAACCGTTGTTTACCCATCGGTCAATAGGGCCATTCCTGTTTGA